A single genomic interval of Saccharothrix saharensis harbors:
- a CDS encoding EamA family transporter encodes MSAPEIEASRSAAAASTPGRPRQLKALVAVSFAAVVLIWGSTWIAIKLAITDMPPLTASGLRFVVAGPAFIAACVALRKPLRYPRGMGWFFVFMVGCYFTVPFFLFNYGELYVSSGLASICVSSVSILMIVFSVPILRTRITTTQAAAVLVAFAALGTLIVHSQGVAVTNVIGVAALLGAAVIHALAYIMIKKHGGKMPALTLNTLPMAVGGVLLTGLGLLVERPGAEAFTARSIGATIYLGIVASAIGFAVYFWLLQRMDTVLVSFAFVLFPIIAQFLAVVIEGASFGWVDLLLTLVILGAFGVTQWNQRKVLPPPATPAVVPAVDEDGRPSEAALAEVYRHVLARYPSEACGFVRASGVTDCANAIEDRPEVYDRESRTGYAFGVADLRELEDSFDGDDPVRVIYHSHPDAGAYFSDEDHRFAVYEGTPVYPVRHLVVDTSRDEVLGSRLFDFDAALGRYTAIATFGAPREKTVPPHVTQE; translated from the coding sequence ATGTCCGCTCCTGAGATCGAGGCGTCGCGGTCCGCGGCCGCCGCCTCGACGCCCGGTCGTCCCCGCCAGCTGAAGGCGTTGGTCGCGGTGAGCTTCGCCGCGGTCGTGCTGATCTGGGGTTCGACCTGGATCGCGATCAAGCTCGCGATCACCGACATGCCGCCGCTCACCGCGTCCGGCCTGCGCTTCGTCGTGGCCGGTCCGGCGTTCATCGCGGCGTGCGTGGCGCTGCGCAAGCCGCTGCGCTACCCGCGCGGCATGGGCTGGTTCTTCGTGTTCATGGTGGGCTGCTACTTCACCGTGCCGTTCTTCCTGTTCAACTACGGCGAGCTGTACGTGTCGTCGGGCCTGGCGTCGATCTGCGTGTCGTCGGTGTCGATCCTGATGATCGTGTTCAGCGTGCCGATCCTGCGCACCCGCATCACCACGACGCAGGCCGCGGCGGTGCTGGTCGCGTTCGCCGCGCTGGGCACGCTGATCGTGCACTCCCAGGGCGTCGCGGTGACGAACGTGATCGGCGTGGCGGCGCTGCTGGGCGCGGCGGTGATCCACGCGCTGGCCTACATCATGATCAAGAAGCACGGCGGGAAGATGCCGGCGCTGACGCTGAACACCCTGCCGATGGCCGTGGGCGGTGTGCTGCTGACCGGGTTGGGCCTGCTGGTGGAGCGACCGGGTGCGGAGGCGTTCACCGCGCGCAGCATCGGCGCGACGATCTACCTGGGCATCGTGGCGTCCGCGATCGGGTTCGCGGTGTACTTCTGGCTGTTGCAGCGGATGGACACGGTGCTGGTGTCCTTCGCGTTCGTGCTGTTCCCGATCATCGCGCAGTTCCTGGCCGTGGTGATCGAGGGCGCGTCGTTCGGGTGGGTGGACCTGCTGCTGACGCTGGTGATCCTGGGCGCGTTCGGCGTGACGCAGTGGAACCAGCGCAAGGTGCTGCCGCCGCCCGCGACCCCGGCGGTCGTGCCCGCGGTCGACGAGGACGGGCGGCCGTCCGAGGCGGCGCTGGCCGAGGTCTACCGGCACGTGCTGGCGCGCTACCCGTCGGAGGCGTGCGGGTTCGTCCGGGCGAGCGGCGTGACGGACTGCGCCAACGCCATCGAGGACCGGCCGGAGGTCTACGACCGGGAGAGCCGGACCGGGTACGCGTTCGGCGTGGCGGACCTGCGGGAGCTGGAGGACTCGTTCGACGGCGACGACCCGGTCCGCGTGATCTACCACTCGCACCCGGACGCGGGCGCGTACTTCAGCGACGAGGACCACCGCTTCGCGGTCTACGAGGGCACGCCGGTGTACCCGGTGCGCCACCTGGTCGTGGACACCTCGCGGGACGAGGTCCTGGGCTCGCGGCTGTTCGACTTCGACGCGGCCCTCGGCCGCTACACCGCGATCGCGACGTTCGGCGCGCCGCGCGAGAAAACCGTCCCCCCGCACGTCACTCAGGAGTGA
- a CDS encoding PLP-dependent cysteine synthase family protein: MGKGIADSVLDAIGDTPIVRLSRLEPDLDRELLVKLELLNPGGSHKVRIALNMILEAEKDGELVRGSGQTIIESTGGNTGIGLAMAAAILGYRLVLVIPDNYSPAKQRLLRGYGAEVRLSDHTLGNNSHADMALGLLFDNPDWVMLNQQANPANPAIHERTTAVEIMDALGPRLPDALVAGVGTGGHITGVGRVLAEHQPSLRIVAVQPEGCSLRENRFVTHPIQGLAVGLVPAVLDLGLVSDEEQVSFEDARRMMRRVMRTEGLAVGISSAANLVAACRVARALPAGSRVLTFAYDGVHDYLDALPDEDVAFAEGSLAGEAR, from the coding sequence ATGGGCAAGGGCATCGCCGACTCGGTCTTGGACGCGATCGGCGACACGCCGATCGTGCGGCTGTCCCGGCTGGAACCGGACCTGGACCGCGAGCTGCTGGTGAAGCTGGAGCTGCTCAACCCGGGTGGCAGCCACAAGGTGCGCATCGCGTTGAACATGATCCTGGAGGCGGAGAAGGACGGTGAGCTGGTCCGCGGCAGCGGGCAGACGATCATCGAGTCGACCGGTGGCAACACCGGCATCGGGCTGGCGATGGCGGCGGCGATCCTGGGCTACCGGCTGGTGCTGGTGATCCCGGACAACTACAGCCCGGCCAAGCAGCGGCTGCTGCGCGGCTACGGCGCCGAGGTGCGGTTGTCCGACCACACGCTGGGCAACAACTCGCACGCCGACATGGCGTTGGGGCTGCTGTTCGACAACCCGGACTGGGTGATGCTCAACCAGCAGGCCAACCCGGCGAACCCGGCGATCCACGAGCGGACCACGGCGGTGGAGATCATGGACGCGCTGGGGCCGCGGCTGCCGGACGCGCTGGTCGCGGGTGTCGGCACGGGCGGGCACATCACCGGTGTGGGTCGGGTGCTGGCGGAGCACCAGCCGTCGCTGCGGATCGTGGCCGTGCAGCCGGAGGGGTGTTCGTTGCGGGAGAACAGGTTCGTCACGCACCCGATCCAGGGGTTGGCGGTCGGCCTGGTGCCCGCGGTGCTGGACCTCGGCCTGGTGTCGGACGAGGAGCAGGTGTCGTTCGAGGACGCGCGGCGGATGATGCGGCGGGTGATGCGCACCGAGGGGCTGGCGGTCGGGATCTCGTCGGCGGCGAACCTGGTGGCGGCGTGCCGGGTCGCGCGGGCGCTGCCGGCCGGGTCGCGGGTGCTGACGTTCGCCTACGACGGCGTGCACGACTACCTGGACGCGCTGCCGGACGAGGACGTGGCGTTCGCCGAGGGCTCGCTCGCCGGGGAAGCGCGGTGA